A DNA window from Paraburkholderia phytofirmans OLGA172 contains the following coding sequences:
- the tnpC gene encoding IS66 family transposase, which produces MTRASVQPASITAEELAALIAERDAVLAERDALRGELRVTKVERDLLKEQLKAFERRLFGAKSEARSADQRDLFLNEAEALAPTAATLPAQEDEVDSTPVAGHRRKKSGRKPLDPALPREVIRYELSEEERICPHDGSVRVEIGVEVSEQLDIIPQQVRVIRHERVKYACPSCDQGMKATPARSRIIPKGLFTEAALAWFVISKFVDGLPLYRIAALLRRFGGDISRNTLAASVVRLGEAVQPVINLMRDHLLDSEIVFGDETTVQVLKEPGRAPQTKSYMWAQMNGSGPPVRLFSYAPGRSKQLGADLWVGMRRGAVLMTDGYEPYNAIASANELVHLGCWAHCRRYFVEAEAVLPKEARGRHQPATQFIHLIGKLYAAESRASEKPHRRARLRRRYSRAVLAQIKALLDHHLETTAPKGLLGKALNYLAGQWPKLNRYVENEAWPIDNNPCENSIRPFTVGRRSWLFADTVGGAKASANLYSLIESCKANRVDIYRYLTDLFKALPYAKSADDYEALLPWKLGKREHEKNV; this is translated from the coding sequence ATGACACGCGCTTCTGTTCAACCCGCTTCGATCACCGCCGAGGAACTCGCCGCGCTCATCGCCGAGCGCGATGCGGTGCTTGCTGAACGCGACGCGTTGCGTGGCGAACTGCGGGTAACGAAGGTCGAGCGCGATCTTCTGAAGGAGCAGCTCAAGGCGTTCGAGCGCCGGCTGTTCGGGGCGAAGAGCGAGGCACGCAGCGCGGATCAGCGTGATCTGTTCCTGAACGAGGCGGAAGCGCTGGCGCCGACGGCGGCGACGCTCCCGGCTCAGGAAGACGAAGTCGACAGCACGCCGGTGGCCGGCCACCGGCGCAAGAAGTCCGGACGCAAGCCGCTCGATCCGGCCTTGCCGCGCGAGGTGATCCGCTACGAACTCTCTGAAGAGGAGCGCATCTGCCCGCACGACGGCAGCGTGCGGGTGGAGATCGGCGTCGAGGTCAGCGAGCAGCTCGACATCATTCCGCAGCAGGTGCGGGTGATCCGTCATGAGCGCGTGAAGTATGCGTGCCCGAGCTGTGATCAAGGCATGAAGGCCACGCCGGCGCGCTCGCGCATCATCCCGAAGGGGTTGTTCACTGAAGCGGCGCTGGCGTGGTTCGTCATCTCGAAGTTCGTGGACGGCTTGCCGCTGTATCGAATCGCTGCACTGCTGCGGCGCTTCGGCGGCGATATCTCGCGCAATACGCTGGCAGCCAGCGTGGTGCGCCTGGGCGAAGCGGTGCAGCCCGTCATCAACCTGATGCGTGATCATCTGCTGGACAGCGAGATCGTGTTTGGCGACGAGACCACGGTGCAGGTTCTCAAGGAGCCCGGACGGGCCCCGCAGACGAAGAGTTACATGTGGGCGCAAATGAACGGCAGCGGGCCGCCGGTGCGGCTGTTCAGTTATGCGCCCGGGCGCAGCAAACAGCTGGGAGCGGACCTGTGGGTCGGCATGCGCCGTGGCGCCGTGCTGATGACCGATGGCTATGAGCCGTATAACGCGATCGCCAGCGCGAACGAACTCGTGCATTTAGGATGCTGGGCCCATTGCCGCCGCTACTTCGTAGAAGCCGAGGCGGTCTTGCCCAAAGAGGCGCGTGGCCGTCATCAACCCGCGACGCAGTTCATCCATCTGATTGGCAAGCTGTACGCGGCGGAGTCGCGTGCCAGCGAAAAACCGCATCGGCGGGCGCGGCTGCGCCGACGCTATAGCCGCGCGGTGCTCGCGCAAATCAAAGCGTTACTGGATCATCACCTCGAGACGACTGCACCCAAGGGCTTGCTGGGCAAGGCGTTGAATTACCTGGCCGGGCAGTGGCCCAAGCTGAACCGCTATGTCGAGAACGAAGCGTGGCCCATCGACAATAACCCTTGCGAAAATTCAATCCGACCCTTCACGGTAGGCCGCCGCTCCTGGCTCTTCGCGGACACGGTGGGCGGGGCGAAAGCGAGTGCCAACCTCTATTCGCTCATTGAGTCGTGCAAGGCCAATCGCGTCGACATCTACCGCTACCTGACTGATCTGTTCAAGGCGCTGCCCTACGCAAAGAGCGCCGACGACTACGAGGCGCTGCTACCCTGGAAGCTGGGCAAGCGGGAGCACGAAAAAAACGTCTAG
- the tnpB gene encoding IS66 family insertion sequence element accessory protein TnpB (TnpB, as the term is used for proteins encoded by IS66 family insertion elements, is considered an accessory protein, since TnpC, encoded by a neighboring gene, is a DDE family transposase.), whose protein sequence is MFRLDADLKVYVHRDAVDFRKSITGLSALVEQALGLDPFARAVYVFRNRRADRIKLLMWERNGFWLMLKRLEADRFIWPREAAVLELTVEQLHWLLEGIDLAAIRKHPARHYARVS, encoded by the coding sequence ATGTTCCGGCTCGACGCTGACCTGAAGGTGTACGTCCATCGCGACGCCGTGGATTTCCGCAAGAGCATCACGGGTCTGTCGGCCCTGGTTGAGCAGGCGCTGGGACTCGATCCGTTCGCCCGGGCCGTCTATGTGTTTCGCAACCGGCGGGCCGATCGCATCAAGTTACTCATGTGGGAGCGCAACGGCTTCTGGCTCATGTTGAAGCGCCTCGAGGCTGACCGTTTTATATGGCCACGCGAAGCGGCCGTACTTGAGCTGACGGTAGAGCAACTTCATTGGCTTCTTGAGGGCATCGACCTGGCGGCGATACGCAAGCATCCGGCGCGGCACTATGCCCGTGTCAGCTGA
- the tnpA gene encoding IS66-like element accessory protein TnpA: MAADSSDLNERLVAGFERGGRRRRFDPQAKRELVQACLQPGVSVARMALEHKLNANLLRKWISQHQQEQGGHVATTVTGSAMPAFVPVVAVDRIESVHTKPEHVTLAPTRPEPDRALPYTPAPSRLMAELPNGITLRLECAGQDATLVSVMIETLGRCDVPARR, from the coding sequence ATGGCAGCAGACAGCAGCGATCTGAACGAGCGCCTGGTAGCAGGCTTTGAGCGAGGCGGGCGCCGCCGGCGCTTCGATCCACAGGCCAAGCGTGAACTGGTACAGGCGTGCTTGCAGCCTGGCGTATCGGTTGCAAGGATGGCGCTGGAGCACAAGTTGAATGCGAACCTGCTGCGCAAATGGATCAGCCAGCATCAGCAGGAGCAAGGCGGGCACGTTGCGACGACCGTGACAGGAAGCGCGATGCCGGCGTTTGTGCCGGTCGTCGCGGTGGACCGAATCGAGAGCGTCCACACGAAGCCTGAGCATGTCACGCTCGCGCCGACGCGCCCAGAGCCTGACCGTGCATTGCCATACACGCCGGCGCCATCGAGACTGATGGCGGAGTTGCCCAACGGCATCACGCTCAGGCTCGAGTGTGCCGGACAGGACGCGACGCTGGTGTCGGTGATGATCGAAACGCTGGGGCGCTGCGATGTTCCGGCTCGACGCTGA